In Arachis hypogaea cultivar Tifrunner chromosome 2, arahy.Tifrunner.gnm2.J5K5, whole genome shotgun sequence, a genomic segment contains:
- the LOC112747637 gene encoding uncharacterized protein isoform X1 encodes MVEFEFFAYGHIIRSGMITVQSWLLVWLMEVPNPFSILLCHLVLQDQHGISVSTKAVWLSTLTSFTKSCIGIGCLVNIFAFRLFALSIFIFIRIIRSWIELLYLLVDGVAHP; translated from the exons AtggttgaatttgaattttttgcATATGGTCACATCATCAGAAGTGGGATGATCACCGTGCAATCATGGCTGTTGGTGTGGTTGATGGAAGTTCCGAATCCATTTTCCATACTCTTATGTCACTTGGTCCTTCAAGATCAGC ATGGGATTTCTGTTTCTACAAAGGCAGTGTGGTTGAGCACACTGACGTCATTCACAAAGAGCTGTATAGGGATTGGTTGCCTTG TGAACATCTTCGCTTTTAGGCTTTTTGCATTGTCCAT ATTTATTTTCATAAGAATTATCAGAAGTTGGATTGAACTACTTTATCTGCTTGTGGATGGAGTGGCACACCCTTGA
- the LOC112747637 gene encoding uncharacterized protein isoform X2, producing MITVQSWLLVWLMEVPNPFSILLCHLVLQDQHGISVSTKAVWLSTLTSFTKSCIGIGCLVNIFAFRLFALSIFIFIRIIRSWIELLYLLVDGVAHP from the exons ATGATCACCGTGCAATCATGGCTGTTGGTGTGGTTGATGGAAGTTCCGAATCCATTTTCCATACTCTTATGTCACTTGGTCCTTCAAGATCAGC ATGGGATTTCTGTTTCTACAAAGGCAGTGTGGTTGAGCACACTGACGTCATTCACAAAGAGCTGTATAGGGATTGGTTGCCTTG TGAACATCTTCGCTTTTAGGCTTTTTGCATTGTCCAT ATTTATTTTCATAAGAATTATCAGAAGTTGGATTGAACTACTTTATCTGCTTGTGGATGGAGTGGCACACCCTTGA